The Candidatus Binatia bacterium genomic interval CGACGCCGCCACCGCTTCCGCTCGTGACCGTGCACGTGCACGTCACGATTCCGGGACGGGAGCGCGGCATGCGCGTCCGGCCCGACTACGTCTCGCCCAACACCGAGTCGCTCGTGATCCAGCTCGCGTCGGTGGACGGCCAGGGCGTGAGCGGCGTCAACGCGACGACGATCGAGACGCGCTTACACTCGCGCGGCTGCGCGGCGCAGGGAGGCCAAACGGTCTGCACCGCAACGGCGCTCGGCTCGCCCGGCGAGGACGTCTTCTCTGTCACGACCTATGCGGGCTCGAATGCCACCGGCGCCGTCTTATCGGTTGGAACCGTGGCGGCGAAGATCGGATCGGGCGACGGCAACGTGCAGATCGACAACCTCACGCTCACCCTCGACGGCGTGATCGCGTCGCTGCATCTGTCGCTTTCGCCCAACGCGGGCAAGCGCGGAAAGTCGATGACGGCGGCGGTCGCGCTCGCGGCCTTCGACGCCACCGATGCGCAGATCGTCGGCGCTAGTCCTTTTCTTTCGCCGATCGCGCTGACCATCCAAGGCGACACGGTGCACGCGTTTCGACTGCACTCGGGCCGTGAGTCGGGCGCCTCGCTCTCGATCGTGAAGCCGACATCGGGCATCACGCTCACCTACGACGGCAACCGCCAGGCGTCGCCGGTAACGGTGCAGGCCGCCGTCGACGGGCCGAGCTCGATCGGTGCGCACGCGCACTTCGCGCTGCACGGAAAACAGCCGCCGCCGCCGGTCGGCACGATCTACGCGCTCAATCTTGGCAGTCATAACGGACTCGGCGCCACGGTGACGGAGTATGACGGCAAGGAGAAGGGCGATGCCACGCCCGAGCGCACGCTGCAGCTCAGCTCGAAGCTGTACGCACGCAGCATCGCGCTCGATGCGAGCGGCAACCTCTATGTCGGCTTCTTCGACAATCAGTTCGGCTTCTCGTCGCAGACGGGTGCGCCGGACACCGGCAACGTCGTCGCGATCTATGCGCCGGGTGCGAGCGGCAAGACGCCGCCGACCGCGCTGCTGACCGCGGACGGCAAGACCGGCACCGCCGTCTTCCCGCTCTACATGAGCTTCGATCCGTCCGGCGACCTCGTGACGTACGGCGCGACGACGGTGGACGGCAACACCGGTGACGCAGTGCTCACCTACGCGCCGGGCAGCAAGGGCGCCGCGAAGCCGCTGCATGGCTTCGACTTCGCGAACCCGGTGATTCGCTACGGTGGTCCCGCCGGCTTGACGCTCGACGCGTCGGGCAACTTCTACGTGAACGGCGCGCTCCACACATCGCTCGGACCAAGCTATGGACTGTTCACGGCGCTGGCATCCGACGCCGGCAATCCACAGACGAATCCGGCGCGCACGATTCCGTGGAACCCCTCGACGACCCAGTTGACGCCCGGCATCACGACCAACGTCGCGCTCGACTCCAGCGGCGAAATCTTCATCGCGAACACGCTGTTGGGCGGCGGAAGCAGCTCGACGACGTGCCAGGGTCGCGCCAACGTCTTTGCCTCCGGCGCGTCCGGCGGCGTTACCAACGTCCCGCCGTTGCGGATCCTGTCGTTGGACGGCGTCTTCTCGAGTGATCCGCTGTGCGACTCGCCGCGCGACCCGCGGCCGCCGTTCTTCCCGACGATTGCCATGTACGGGACGACACTCTTCGTCGCCGACGACTTCAACAACGCGATCGACGCGTATCCCGCCAATGCGAGCGGCAACGTCAAATCGACGCTGACGATCTCGGGCTCGGCGACGCAGCTCAAGGCTCCGATCGCGCTCGCGATCACGAAACTTTCCGGTCGGGCCATGGCTCGGCCGGCTCATCACCAGTCTGACGCACTCAACGCCCAATGAGGAAACTTCACATGAACAAAACCTTGGCCACTGTGGCCTTGGCAGCCGTGCCGGCGCTGCTGCTGAGCGCCTGCAACGGCAGCGCGGGCGGAGGCAACTCCGCAATCGCGCCGCTTCCGAACTCCTCGCAGGCTTCGCACGCAACGCGCGTTCGCGGTCTCGACAACGGTCCCAACGATCTCCACGCGGGCGGCGCGACGTTCCCAGCGTACGCGTACAACCTCGCGAGCCAACCCGCCGGCCTCTACAATCAGCCGCAGGCGCCTCCGGGACAGGGTTCGCTCTTCTATTCCGTGCCGACGAAGGGCACGATCTTCTACTGTCTGACCGGCAGCGGCTACGGCCGAGCCGAGTTCACCACGAACAACGGCACCGCGACGACGGCTTGCGCGCCGCTGGGCGCGTCGCCGACGGGATTCGGCGGACGTCAGGATCCGCTCGACTTCGTGGGCAGCGACGTCGCGCTCAAGTCGAGCGAGTACACGACGTATAAAGCGAATCGCGAGTCGGGCACCAAGACCTGGGGCGAGCCCTTCGAGTTTCCGACCATCGGCGGTCCGATCGTGTTCGGCTTCCGTCCGCAAGACTTCGCGGTCTCGCAGATCAAGCTGTCGCAATGGACCTACTGCGCGATCGTCAACGGCACGATCAGCGACTGGAACGACGGCGCGATCACGCAGGACAACGGCGGCTCGGTGACCGGCGGCTCGTCGCAGACGATCACGTTCTACTTCCGCTCGGACAGCAGCGGAACGAGCTTCCTGTTTACCAACCATCTGAACACGGCGTGCAACATCACGTTCAAGCCGCCGTACAACAAGGCCCCGTACGGCGGTCCGAGCCGCAGCGCCGCGTGGACCTTCGGCGTCAACAGCGTCTGGCCGGGCCCCGGATCGTCGGGCGACCCGAACCCGCGCTTCATCGGCGAGAGCGGTAACCCGGGCGTGCTCGCGGCCATCCAGACGACGCCGTTTGGCACCGGTTACGTCGAGGGCGCGTACGCGGCCTCGGCCAATCCGGCGGTCGGCCAGGCGCTTCTGCAGAACGGCTTCGCGAACGGTCAGGCGATCTTCACGAATCCTACCAACAAGAAGCAGGTGAAGAACGCGCTGAAGAAGGTCAACGCTCGCTCGATCACCTACGGTGAGGGCAGCGACGGCCAGCCGCTCGGCACGAGCGCCCCGTGGTGCGTCCTGTACATCGATCCGAAGAACTTCGTTAGCCCGCCATCGAACACGTACCCCATCGTCGGCGTGAGCTACTGGCTGTTCTACGGTCAGAACAACGGCATCCACGTCTCGGACAAGAAGAAACTCATCAACTGGCTCGCAACATCGAGCGCGGCCAACCGCATCACCAACAGGCTCGAGTACATTCCGCTGCCGCTCAGCGTCCATACAGCGATCGTAAACGCGCTGAATGGAAACGGCGGCAGCCAACCCGCGTGTCTGCAGTAGACGCTCCGAAGGCCAACACGCGCGCCGCATTCGTGCGGCGCGCGTGCGCCCTTCTCTGTATCGCCGCGGGCGGCGGGTGCGGCGGCTCGAGCTCCTCGTCCTCGACGATGCCGTCGGTCTCGAGCAATATCTTGGTGCGGTTCGCCGACGGGGCGCCGTCGCTCAAGACGCTCATCAACGGCTATCCGACCGACATCGGCGCCGCGTATCTGCAAGCCAACGGAAAGACCGTCGCATCATCGTTCGTCTACGGCACGCTGACCACGTTCGTGATGCTGCCCGCGGGCACGCTGTCGCTCAAGGCGCTCGATACGACCGGCTACTTCGTGGGCCCGCTCAAGACGCCGGCGTTGACGGCCGGGAACCGCTACACGCTCGTCGTGGCCGGAGCGTACCCCAACTACGGCGTGCTGGTATTTACGGAGCCGAAAGCGTCGAGCGGCGCGCAGCTGTCGCTTTACGAGGCGTCTCCGACGGTTCCGTCGGCGGACTTCGGGAGTTTCAGCGCGTCGACGCACACGAACTTCAAGAAGCTCGGCAGCGCGCAGTTCGGCAGCGTCGCGACGGTTTCGCTCGGAAGCGCCGCATCGAACCTCGGGGGGTATGCCGGGAAGGCGAGCGCGCCGCTCGGGACGCTCACGCTGCGCCAAATCAATCCCTTCGATCGGCGCAACGTCTTGCCGTATCACCGCGCCGCGCGGCTGTCGCTCTTCTTGTTCGATCCGAAGTCCGGCAGCACCGTCGGCCCCGTCTTTGGGAGCCTCGATCGATGAAAGCCTCCTCGTATTTTGTACTGCTGGTCGCGCTGGCCGGCGCCGTCGCGGCGATCTCTGGGTGCGGGACGACGGGTCCGGCGCCGATCGGCGTCTCGAACCCGCCGCAGCCCACATCCACGCCCGCCGCGCACTGGCTGTACGTCGACCACAACGGCACGTTTTTTGCATACACGCTTCCGCTGACGGCGCAGTCGCGGCCGGTGCGCACGCTGCAAGAATGGCCGGGCCTCGGCTTTGCGCCGCAGATCGCCGTGGATCCGTACGGCAGCGTCGCGCTCACGAGCCCCAAGACGATCCGCGTGTTTCATCCGCCTATTCTCTCGTTCGCGCGCTCGCACGCGCGGCTCAGCATACCGCTCACGCCGGCGATAACCGAGATCGGCCTGTCCGGCGCGGACCTCGTCGACATCGAGTACGACCCGAATCAAAACCTGTGGCTCCTCAACAACCTGGGCGGAGAGGTCTCCGAACTGCAGGCGCCGCTCCGGAAGAATAGCGTGGCCGCCGTCACGATACAGTTCGGCGCGCCGGGCTCGAAGACGGCCGGTTTCTCAACGCTGTTCCAGGCGCGCTTCGACGTCAACGCCGCGCTGTACGTCTACGCGAGCAACGGGCAGCGAGCGCGCCTGTTCAAGGTCGGCTTCCCGTATGCCAAGCCGCCCGGATCGATCGGGTTGAACATCCTTCAGTCCGACTTCGTGGACTCGAGCCAATGGCCGCCGACGGCGCCGGTGCAGCCGTCGCTGCTCTTGGGTCAGTATTTTGGTCCGCTGCGGTCGCCGCATCCCGGCTCGCCTCCGTCTCCCCCGGTCGACGTGATGAGCCAGTTTCAGGAGCCGCTCAACCAGCAGAACCGCGGTCTCTTTCCGGACGAGCACGCCGACACCATCGTCGGAGCGCTGATCGCGGATCCCCCGCGCGGCGCCTTCTACACGCTGGATGCCGCCGATGGCCGCCTCAACGTCTACGGTTTGCCGATGCGCAGCCATGCGACGCCGGCGATATCCCTGCGCTGCCTCGCAACAGGCGGAAACTGCAGCCAGAAGATCGAGCACCTGTTCTTGGCGCCCTAGAGAACCCAGACCGGCGGCGCGGGCGGCCGCGTCGAAGCAGTTCGGCGTGCGCGCCATGACGCTCGAGCGGCCCGCGCCGATCGAAACGAATCCGCTGCGACTGACGGATAGGCCGAAGCCGGCGCCGGCGCCCGGCGAGATTTGCGTGCGCGTCCGCGCGTGCGGCGTTTGCCGGACGGATCTGCACGTCGCCGAGGGCGACCTCGCGCCGAAGCACCGCGGCATCGTTCCCGGCCACGAGATCGTCGGCGTCGTCGAGCAGGCCGGTGCGGGCAGCGAGCGATTCGCCGTCGGATCGCGCGTCGGCATCGCATGGCTGCGCCAGACCGACGGGACGTGCGAGTACTGCCGTAGCGGACGCGAGAATCTCTGCCCCAACGCGCTCTTCACCGGTTGGGATCGCGACGGCGGGTACGCCGAATACGCGGTCGTGCGCGAAGATTTCGCGTATCGTCTTCCCGACGAGATCGACGACGAGCACGCCGCGCCGCTCCTGTGCGCCGGCATCATCGGGTTTCGCGCCATCAAACGCGCCGGGGTCGCACCGGGCGCCACGGTGGGGCTGTACGGGTTCGGCGGCTCGGCGCATCTGGCGCTGCAGGTGCTGCGGCATTGGAACTGTCGCGTGTTCGTCATGAGCCGCGGCGGAATCCATCGCGACCTCGCGCAGGAGCTCGGAGCAGATTGGATCGGCGACGCCTCCGAGGCTCCGCCGGCGCCGCTAGACGCGGCCATTTTATTCGCGCCGGCCGGCGAGCTCGTGCCAACGATCATGTCGGCGTTGCGGCGCGGCGGCGTGCTGGCGATCGCCGGAATTTATGTCACGCAGATTCCACCGCTCGACTACGCCGCGCAACTGTTCGAGGAGAGAGAGATCCGCAGCGTCACCGCCAACACCCGCGCGGACGGCGAGGAGTTCCTCGCCATCGCCGGCGCGATACCGATACGATCTATGACGGTGGGAATGCACCTGGAAGACGCGAACCGCGCACTCAACATGCTCAAGCACGACGAGCTTCGCGGCGCTGCGGTGTTGCACGTATGATTCGATTCGTTTGCGGCGCCGCGATCGTGGCGCTCGCGGCCTGCAGCGGCGCGTTCGGCGAGCGTGCGCGCGAAGATTTTCATCAGGCGCTCGACGTTAGTGCGGGCGCGACGGTGCACGTGGACAACATCGCGGGCAGCGTCAAGATCGCCGCGTGGTCGAAGCCGATCGTAGACGTTCGCGCGACGAAATACGGCAACGACGCGCCGGAGCTGCGCTCGGTGACGATCGAGGTTCGCAGTGCGGGCAAAGACGTGTTCGTCAAGACGAACTACCAGGGGCTGCACCACGGCACGGTGCGCTACCGAATCGCGGTTCCGGCGGATGCATCTTTGGATATCTCGAACGTCGCCGGCACCGTCGACCTCGCCGGTACCGGCGGCGACGTCACGGTGGAGACGCAGGCCGGGGCGATTACGGCGGACGTCGGGCGCGTGGCCGGAAACCGCGCGATCGACCTGCGCGCCACTACCGGCGCCGTCGAACTCTCGATCGCCCCGAACAGCGACGCCTCGATCGCGGCGTCCAGCGCCGTCGGAGACATCACCAGCCGCATCCCGGGCGTCGCGGCGAGCCGCGAGAACCTCATCGGCGCCCGCGCGAGCGGGATGATCGGAACGGGGAGCGGCCGGATCCGCGTCGGCACCACG includes:
- a CDS encoding substrate-binding domain-containing protein; protein product: MNKTLATVALAAVPALLLSACNGSAGGGNSAIAPLPNSSQASHATRVRGLDNGPNDLHAGGATFPAYAYNLASQPAGLYNQPQAPPGQGSLFYSVPTKGTIFYCLTGSGYGRAEFTTNNGTATTACAPLGASPTGFGGRQDPLDFVGSDVALKSSEYTTYKANRESGTKTWGEPFEFPTIGGPIVFGFRPQDFAVSQIKLSQWTYCAIVNGTISDWNDGAITQDNGGSVTGGSSQTITFYFRSDSSGTSFLFTNHLNTACNITFKPPYNKAPYGGPSRSAAWTFGVNSVWPGPGSSGDPNPRFIGESGNPGVLAAIQTTPFGTGYVEGAYAASANPAVGQALLQNGFANGQAIFTNPTNKKQVKNALKKVNARSITYGEGSDGQPLGTSAPWCVLYIDPKNFVSPPSNTYPIVGVSYWLFYGQNNGIHVSDKKKLINWLATSSAANRITNRLEYIPLPLSVHTAIVNALNGNGGSQPACLQ
- a CDS encoding DUF4397 domain-containing protein, which translates into the protein MSAVDAPKANTRAAFVRRACALLCIAAGGGCGGSSSSSSTMPSVSSNILVRFADGAPSLKTLINGYPTDIGAAYLQANGKTVASSFVYGTLTTFVMLPAGTLSLKALDTTGYFVGPLKTPALTAGNRYTLVVAGAYPNYGVLVFTEPKASSGAQLSLYEASPTVPSADFGSFSASTHTNFKKLGSAQFGSVATVSLGSAASNLGGYAGKASAPLGTLTLRQINPFDRRNVLPYHRAARLSLFLFDPKSGSTVGPVFGSLDR
- a CDS encoding DUF4097 family beta strand repeat-containing protein, which translates into the protein MIRFVCGAAIVALAACSGAFGERAREDFHQALDVSAGATVHVDNIAGSVKIAAWSKPIVDVRATKYGNDAPELRSVTIEVRSAGKDVFVKTNYQGLHHGTVRYRIAVPADASLDISNVAGTVDLAGTGGDVTVETQAGAITADVGRVAGNRAIDLRATTGAVELSIAPNSDASIAASSAVGDITSRIPGVAASRENLIGARASGMIGTGSGRIRVGTTTGAITLQF
- a CDS encoding zinc-dependent alcohol dehydrogenase family protein encodes the protein MTLERPAPIETNPLRLTDRPKPAPAPGEICVRVRACGVCRTDLHVAEGDLAPKHRGIVPGHEIVGVVEQAGAGSERFAVGSRVGIAWLRQTDGTCEYCRSGRENLCPNALFTGWDRDGGYAEYAVVREDFAYRLPDEIDDEHAAPLLCAGIIGFRAIKRAGVAPGATVGLYGFGGSAHLALQVLRHWNCRVFVMSRGGIHRDLAQELGADWIGDASEAPPAPLDAAILFAPAGELVPTIMSALRRGGVLAIAGIYVTQIPPLDYAAQLFEEREIRSVTANTRADGEEFLAIAGAIPIRSMTVGMHLEDANRALNMLKHDELRGAAVLHV